The Paenibacillus sp. YPG26 genome includes a window with the following:
- a CDS encoding glycine betaine/L-proline ABC transporter ATP-binding protein codes for MENTILEVRNVSKLFGPNIAQGIQLLEKGHTKEQLAREKQITVGVNRVSLDIRKGEIFVIMGLSGSGKSTLVRMLNRLIEPSSGEILIHGQDLRKMNKAQLREVRRKNISMVFQKFALFPHRTVLENVEYGMEIQQISKEERRIKAENALELVGLKGWGSKMPDELSGGMQQRVGLARALANDPEVLLMDEAFSALDPLIRRDMQDELLELQERMKKTIVFITHDLDEALRIGDRIALMKDGALVQLGTPEEMLTQPANRYVERFIEDVDLSKVLTASHVMIRPETVTLDKGPRVALQLMRERGISNLFVIDRGKRLLGVITAEDASAALRSGTGLSDILIKDGPEVSPDTLLGDLFEVTSSAKVPLAVVDENHRLLGVIVRGAVLGALAGDTKILGGEA; via the coding sequence TTGGAAAATACAATTCTTGAAGTGCGGAATGTCAGCAAATTGTTTGGGCCGAATATTGCCCAGGGCATTCAGCTGTTAGAGAAAGGGCATACCAAAGAACAACTGGCCCGCGAGAAGCAAATTACGGTCGGAGTGAACCGCGTAAGTCTGGATATCCGCAAAGGCGAGATATTCGTTATTATGGGCTTGTCCGGCAGCGGCAAGTCTACACTGGTCCGCATGCTGAACCGTCTGATTGAACCTTCATCAGGTGAAATTCTTATTCACGGACAAGATCTGCGCAAGATGAACAAAGCGCAGCTGCGTGAAGTCAGACGCAAGAATATCAGCATGGTCTTTCAGAAGTTCGCCTTATTTCCGCACCGTACGGTGCTTGAGAATGTGGAATATGGAATGGAAATACAGCAGATTAGCAAGGAAGAGCGCAGAATCAAAGCAGAAAATGCGCTCGAGCTGGTTGGTCTTAAAGGCTGGGGCTCCAAGATGCCTGATGAGCTCAGCGGCGGCATGCAGCAGAGGGTAGGTCTGGCACGTGCGCTGGCGAACGATCCCGAGGTCCTGCTGATGGATGAAGCATTCAGCGCGCTTGATCCACTCATCCGCAGAGACATGCAGGACGAGCTGCTTGAGCTTCAGGAACGGATGAAGAAGACCATTGTCTTCATCACCCATGACCTGGACGAGGCTCTGCGTATTGGAGACCGCATTGCGCTAATGAAGGATGGCGCGCTCGTTCAGCTTGGGACGCCGGAAGAAATGCTGACCCAGCCTGCCAACCGCTATGTTGAGCGCTTCATAGAGGATGTGGATTTATCCAAGGTGCTTACAGCTTCCCACGTGATGATTCGTCCAGAGACCGTGACACTGGATAAAGGTCCGCGGGTCGCGCTGCAGCTTATGCGTGAACGCGGAATCTCGAACCTCTTCGTGATTGACCGCGGCAAGCGGCTACTCGGTGTAATTACAGCCGAAGATGCTTCGGCCGCGCTGAGATCGGGAACGGGACTCTCCGATATCCTGATCAAAGATGGGCCAGAGGTCAGTCCGGATACACTCCTTGGCGATCTGTTCGAGGTTACAAGCTCCGCGAAGGTCCCACTCGCTGTCGTGGATGAGAATCACCGCCTGCTTGGCGTGATCGTTCGTGGTGCCGTACTGGGTGCTCTGGCTGGAGATACCAAGATTCTTGGAGGTGAAGCCTAA
- a CDS encoding phosphate ABC transporter substrate-binding protein produces the protein MKLKKLLLLTLTLAFAVSLAACGNKDNTSNSATNAENNNAGKSETAALSGSILASGSTALQPLVEQVGKKFMDKNPGVSVQVQGGGSGTGLTQVSGGQVQIGNSDVFATEKMKDAAAAKELVDHQVAVVAIAAVVNPEVGVTSLTKQQLVDIFTGKITNWKEVQGKDQAIVIVNRPSSSGTRATFEKYALGTKTEDLKGSIQEDSSGTVKKLVTDTPGAIGYLALSYLDDKVKAVQYDGVDATVDNVVAGKYPVWAYEHMYTKGEPDATTKAFLDYFMTDEVQNGDVVELGYIPANKMQVKRDEAGNVTK, from the coding sequence ATGAAATTAAAGAAGCTGCTCCTTTTGACACTAACACTTGCATTTGCGGTATCACTTGCAGCATGTGGCAACAAGGACAATACGTCTAACTCGGCAACTAATGCAGAGAACAACAACGCTGGCAAATCCGAAACTGCTGCACTAAGCGGATCTATTCTTGCTTCGGGCTCCACAGCTCTTCAACCGCTCGTTGAGCAGGTTGGTAAGAAATTCATGGATAAAAACCCTGGCGTATCCGTACAGGTTCAAGGCGGAGGCAGTGGTACAGGACTTACTCAAGTATCAGGCGGACAAGTACAGATCGGTAACTCTGATGTCTTCGCTACCGAGAAGATGAAAGATGCTGCCGCTGCGAAGGAACTGGTTGACCATCAAGTAGCTGTAGTAGCGATCGCTGCCGTGGTTAATCCGGAAGTTGGCGTAACCAGCCTGACCAAGCAGCAGTTGGTTGACATCTTCACAGGCAAGATCACGAACTGGAAGGAAGTTCAAGGCAAGGATCAAGCCATCGTGATTGTGAACAGACCAAGCAGCTCCGGTACACGTGCCACTTTCGAGAAATATGCTTTGGGCACCAAGACTGAAGACCTGAAGGGCTCCATCCAGGAAGATTCCTCAGGTACAGTTAAGAAGCTCGTTACTGACACTCCAGGAGCTATCGGATATCTTGCTCTTTCTTACCTGGATGATAAAGTGAAAGCTGTGCAATACGATGGTGTAGACGCAACGGTTGACAACGTGGTGGCTGGTAAATATCCGGTATGGGCTTACGAGCACATGTACACCAAAGGTGAGCCTGACGCTACTACGAAAGCTTTCCTGGATTACTTCATGACTGACGAAGTTCAAAACGGCGATGTCGTTGAGCTTGGTTACATCCCTGCTAACAAAATGCAAGTGAAGCGTGATGAAGCAGGTAACGTTACGAAGTAA
- the pstA gene encoding phosphate ABC transporter permease PstA — MKPKAADKLATGIIVFFALLIVAVLVGMLGFILFRGLSHISWDFLTSGPQTIREGGGIGPQLFNSLYLLILTMIITIPLGLGAGIYMAEYAKPNKLTDAIRLIVEVLSSFPSIVVGLFGLLVVVQYFDFGFSLFSGAVVLTIFNMPLMVRVTEQAFRSVPKEQKEAGLAMGLSKWKIITSILFPVALPIIVTGTILAAGRVFGEAAALLFTAGMTTPHINFSDWNPLHHNSPLNPFRPAETLAVHIWKVNSEGLAPDAVQIAAGASAVLVLLVLIFNLLARWLGRALYRKFTSIK, encoded by the coding sequence TTGAAACCGAAAGCCGCCGATAAACTTGCAACCGGCATAATTGTGTTCTTCGCCCTCTTGATTGTAGCCGTGCTCGTGGGCATGCTGGGCTTTATCCTATTTAGAGGACTTAGTCATATCAGCTGGGACTTCCTGACTTCCGGACCGCAGACGATCCGTGAGGGCGGAGGAATCGGGCCTCAGCTCTTCAATTCCTTATACTTGCTTATTCTGACCATGATCATCACTATTCCACTCGGTCTCGGAGCCGGCATCTATATGGCTGAATATGCGAAGCCGAACAAGCTGACAGATGCCATCCGCCTTATTGTCGAGGTACTGTCCTCCTTCCCATCCATCGTGGTGGGTCTGTTCGGCCTCCTCGTTGTCGTTCAGTACTTCGACTTCGGATTCTCGCTGTTCTCCGGGGCTGTCGTACTTACCATCTTCAACATGCCTTTGATGGTACGGGTAACGGAGCAGGCCTTCCGCAGTGTACCCAAGGAACAGAAGGAAGCAGGTCTTGCCATGGGCTTGTCCAAATGGAAGATCATTACCTCCATCCTGTTCCCGGTAGCTCTGCCGATCATCGTAACCGGGACAATTCTGGCTGCGGGCCGGGTCTTCGGTGAGGCCGCTGCCCTGCTCTTCACTGCGGGGATGACTACGCCGCATATTAATTTCAGCGACTGGAACCCGTTGCATCATAACTCGCCGCTGAACCCGTTCCGTCCTGCCGAGACTCTGGCCGTGCATATCTGGAAGGTGAACAGTGAAGGCCTTGCACCGGATGCCGTACAGATCGCCGCAGGCGCGTCCGCCGTTCTGGTCCTGCTAGTTCTGATCTTCAACCTGCTGGCCCGCTGGCTCGGAAGAGCACTATACCGTAAATTCACATCAATCAAATGA
- the pstC gene encoding phosphate ABC transporter permease subunit PstC, producing MKSNQDTPLLLRKHRTEEWIGRGYTTICVLFLIVIIVSIVYFVATKGISTFAIDAVSLSDFLFGTTWSPDDNQFGALPFIYGSFLTSLLAALIASPLSVCAALFMTEIVPSWGKKILQPVIELLAGIPSVVYGFIGLSILVPFMRDTFPGQGIGVAAGAIVLSIMILPTITSIATDALGALPRNLKEASYGLGATRWQTIYGVIIPTVLPSILTGVVLGMARAFGEALAVQMVIGNAPHIPTSLFESASTLTSVITLNMSNTVMGSVQNNALWSMAMILMLMTFVFVFVVRLLERRHKI from the coding sequence ATGAAATCTAACCAGGATACCCCCCTTCTACTGCGCAAGCACCGTACTGAGGAGTGGATCGGGCGGGGATATACAACCATCTGTGTGCTCTTCCTCATCGTAATCATCGTCTCTATCGTATATTTCGTAGCTACCAAGGGCATCTCCACCTTCGCCATTGATGCCGTAAGTCTATCCGACTTTTTGTTCGGAACTACCTGGAGCCCGGATGATAACCAATTCGGCGCCCTGCCGTTCATTTATGGATCATTTCTGACCTCTCTCCTCGCTGCGTTGATCGCAAGCCCGCTGAGTGTGTGTGCCGCCTTGTTCATGACTGAAATTGTTCCTTCTTGGGGCAAAAAAATACTGCAGCCCGTTATCGAGCTGCTCGCCGGAATTCCATCTGTTGTCTATGGATTTATCGGACTGAGTATCCTTGTTCCATTCATGCGTGACACCTTCCCCGGCCAAGGGATCGGTGTGGCAGCAGGGGCCATTGTATTGTCCATCATGATTCTGCCGACTATTACCAGTATTGCAACAGATGCGCTCGGCGCTCTGCCTCGCAATCTGAAGGAAGCTTCATATGGTCTTGGAGCTACCCGCTGGCAGACCATCTATGGGGTCATTATTCCTACAGTTCTTCCTTCTATTCTGACCGGGGTTGTTCTGGGTATGGCCCGCGCCTTCGGTGAGGCCCTTGCGGTACAGATGGTCATCGGGAACGCTCCGCATATCCCGACCTCCTTGTTCGAATCGGCTTCAACCTTGACCAGTGTAATCACGCTGAATATGAGTAATACCGTGATGGGTTCTGTACAGAACAACGCGCTTTGGAGTATGGCTATGATCTTAATGCTGATGACCTTCGTCTTTGTCTTTGTCGTAAGGCTTCTCGAAAGGAGACATAAAATTTGA
- a CDS encoding permease, translated as MLAGHFGLAAAVKAKVPEVPLWALMLSTQLIDVIFIPLYLTNVEIVVKTGEGYANQIIHADYTHSLLSVLIIAFLTGLLASKLWGRRGGLTIGAVVFSHWILDLLVHRPDLPILPGNLGDLPLLGLGLWSSPIFSIAAELVLITAGSLMYLRYAVSGTAGGARLFARCSGALLTVLMLLCLASDVLGTG; from the coding sequence ATGTTAGCCGGACATTTTGGTCTTGCGGCAGCGGTCAAAGCCAAAGTTCCTGAGGTTCCACTCTGGGCGCTTATGCTGTCCACCCAGTTGATTGACGTTATCTTCATCCCCTTATATCTAACTAATGTTGAGATCGTAGTCAAAACGGGGGAGGGCTATGCAAATCAAATTATTCACGCCGATTATACCCACTCCTTGCTGAGTGTACTGATCATTGCCTTCCTGACTGGCCTTTTGGCCTCAAAGCTCTGGGGCAGACGTGGGGGCTTGACCATAGGAGCTGTAGTATTCAGCCACTGGATTCTTGATCTGCTGGTGCACCGTCCTGATCTGCCGATTCTGCCTGGCAATCTCGGCGATCTGCCACTGCTTGGACTGGGATTATGGAGCAGCCCTATCTTCTCCATAGCCGCCGAGCTTGTGTTAATCACCGCCGGGAGCCTCATGTATTTACGTTACGCTGTCTCCGGCACGGCGGGTGGAGCGAGACTTTTTGCCCGCTGCTCTGGTGCCTTACTGACCGTTCTCATGCTTCTGTGTCTAGCTTCCGACGTGCTGGGTACCGGATAA
- the pstB gene encoding phosphate ABC transporter ATP-binding protein PstB, producing MTDTLRTENLKVFYGEHEAVKGIDMTFAEQSVTALIGPSGCGKSTFLRSLNRMNDEIPGSRQTGNIWIGDKDINSPETDVTVLRQKIGMVWQRPNPFYKSIYDNIAFGPKYHGVKNKKQLDQIVEDSLRKAALWDEVKDRLHTSALSLSGGQQQRLCIARALSVNPHILLLDEPASALDPISTSKIEELIGELKKSLTIVIVTHNMQQAARVSDYTAYFYLGSLMEYNETSIIFTNPSKPNTQEYISGRFG from the coding sequence ATGACGGACACCTTACGTACTGAAAATCTTAAAGTCTTTTATGGAGAGCATGAGGCGGTAAAAGGCATTGACATGACCTTCGCCGAGCAGAGTGTAACGGCTCTGATCGGCCCTTCCGGCTGTGGCAAATCCACATTCCTCCGTTCACTCAACCGGATGAATGACGAGATTCCCGGCTCACGCCAGACCGGGAACATCTGGATCGGGGACAAGGACATCAATTCGCCGGAGACCGATGTGACCGTGCTGCGCCAGAAGATTGGCATGGTATGGCAGCGGCCCAATCCTTTTTATAAGTCTATCTATGATAATATTGCCTTCGGCCCCAAGTACCATGGTGTCAAGAACAAGAAGCAGCTGGATCAGATTGTGGAAGACAGCCTTCGCAAGGCAGCCCTCTGGGATGAGGTCAAGGACCGTCTGCATACCTCTGCCCTGTCCCTCTCAGGAGGCCAGCAGCAGAGATTATGTATTGCCCGGGCCCTATCCGTTAATCCGCACATTCTGCTGCTGGATGAGCCCGCCTCTGCCTTGGATCCCATCTCCACGTCCAAGATCGAAGAGCTCATTGGCGAGCTGAAGAAATCGCTGACCATCGTCATCGTGACTCATAACATGCAGCAGGCTGCCCGGGTCTCGGATTACACGGCCTATTTCTATCTTGGAAGTCTGATGGAGTATAACGAGACAAGCATTATCTTCACCAATCCATCCAAGCCGAACACCCAGGAGTATATCTCCGGCCGGTTTGGATAA
- a CDS encoding sigma-70 family RNA polymerase sigma factor, with translation MVQGLVEKNEAALRQLMEQYGDELLRTAYLLLKDRQAAEEAVQDTFIEVFTKISKLRDRDKLRGWMFRIMINRCRMRQRTWSWRNLFPSSEVGEWIEDELQQGPEDQLLLEWRNGRLSEAIHQLAYIYREAITLYYYSELSIPEIAEQLNISENTIKTRLVRGRNQLRSVWEKEERQDEQET, from the coding sequence GTGGTGCAGGGATTAGTAGAGAAGAACGAAGCCGCACTGCGGCAGCTGATGGAGCAGTATGGGGATGAATTGCTGCGGACGGCGTATTTGCTGCTGAAGGATCGGCAGGCTGCAGAAGAAGCGGTGCAGGATACCTTCATCGAAGTATTCACGAAGATCAGCAAGCTCAGAGACAGGGATAAGCTGAGAGGATGGATGTTCCGTATTATGATTAACCGCTGCCGGATGAGACAGCGAACCTGGAGCTGGCGGAATCTGTTCCCCAGCAGCGAAGTGGGGGAATGGATCGAGGATGAGCTGCAGCAAGGTCCAGAGGATCAGCTGTTATTGGAGTGGAGAAACGGACGGTTGAGTGAGGCGATTCATCAGCTGGCCTATATCTACCGTGAAGCCATCACCTTGTACTATTACAGCGAACTGTCCATCCCGGAAATTGCGGAGCAGCTGAATATAAGCGAGAATACGATCAAAACAAGGCTGGTCAGAGGCCGGAATCAGTTAAGGAGCGTATGGGAGAAGGAGGAGCGGCAGGATGAACAGGAGACATGA
- a CDS encoding response regulator has translation MSSPNFTILYVEDNELNMALMDHIFKKIPHIRLIGAASAEEGIELATYGQPDLIFMDIQLPGMNGYEALEELRSREETRHIPVLAVSSFAQKSDIEKGMQAGFADYITKPFHVKAFMTLIEQWTRG, from the coding sequence ATGAGCTCACCCAATTTTACGATTCTGTATGTTGAGGACAATGAATTGAACATGGCGTTAATGGATCATATCTTTAAAAAAATCCCGCACATCAGACTGATCGGCGCTGCGAGTGCGGAGGAAGGGATCGAGCTTGCCACATATGGTCAGCCGGATCTTATTTTTATGGACATTCAATTGCCAGGCATGAACGGTTATGAAGCCCTTGAAGAGCTTCGAAGCCGGGAGGAGACCCGCCATATTCCTGTATTAGCAGTGAGTTCATTTGCCCAGAAATCTGATATTGAGAAAGGTATGCAGGCGGGTTTTGCCGATTACATCACAAAGCCCTTCCATGTAAAGGCTTTCATGACCTTGATTGAACAATGGACGCGAGGCTAG
- a CDS encoding GbsR/MarR family transcriptional regulator: MGLEQLNEQEQAALQKVRKRVIEAIGRNMDLYGVTLSTGHLYGLLFFADKPMTLDEMGQEMKMSKTSMSTGVRTLLDLKMVNKVWEKGSRKDLYEVEYDWHQTFSDFFAIKWRKAVETNLNVLRRSIQEMDKWIAETENEAVKGVLSEDQRKMREAAEYYLWLDRLIDTLESGEIYNLVPKQPEPEA; the protein is encoded by the coding sequence ATGGGCTTGGAACAGCTTAATGAACAGGAACAGGCGGCTCTTCAGAAGGTCCGCAAGCGGGTAATTGAAGCAATCGGAAGAAATATGGACTTATATGGAGTGACCTTGTCCACCGGGCATTTGTATGGGCTGCTGTTCTTCGCAGACAAGCCGATGACCCTGGATGAAATGGGACAGGAGATGAAGATGAGCAAGACCAGTATGAGCACAGGAGTCAGAACGCTGCTGGATCTTAAGATGGTGAATAAAGTATGGGAGAAGGGCTCCCGCAAGGATTTGTATGAAGTGGAGTACGACTGGCATCAGACCTTCAGTGACTTCTTCGCCATCAAGTGGCGGAAGGCTGTGGAGACTAATCTGAATGTGCTTAGGCGTTCCATTCAAGAGATGGATAAGTGGATTGCCGAGACAGAGAATGAAGCGGTGAAGGGCGTGCTGAGCGAGGATCAAAGAAAGATGAGGGAAGCTGCGGAATATTACTTGTGGCTTGACCGGTTGATCGATACGCTGGAGAGCGGGGAGATTTATAATCTGGTTCCGAAGCAGCCTGAACCGGAAGCGTAG
- a CDS encoding glycine betaine ABC transporter substrate-binding protein translates to MLPKLPVADWIETLVSWMGSHLGGLFDAIAIIIEHVVGFFSGLFLLPHPLLLITILGILAFAIGRLPLTLFTVIGFLLIENLGYWTQTMDTLGLVITSGLISILLGIPLGIWSAYSRTTHRIVSPILDFMQTMPAFVYLLPAVTFFSLGVVPGVIASVIFAIPPTIRMTYLGIKQVSSELTEAAEAFGSTAWQKLIKVDLPLAMPTMMAGINQTIMLSLSMVVIASMIGAQGIGAEVYRAVAQLKIGQGFEAGLAVVVLAIVLDRFSQNLFKTGRRKAAVRTEPRRRLVFASALLAVVIVGGIAQYLLLPSGASAGAEEGGAVASKFHNQIIGIDPGSGIMKSTAKAIQDYKLDSWELVEGSSTAMTAMLDKAIRNKEPIIITGWTPHWMFTKYNLKYLEDPKKTYGESEEIHTLARIGLKQKQPAAYGFLDRFKWTAEEMGEMMAAIQEGLSPEEAAKNWALKHPDRIQEWTKGLNRVTGQKLKLGYVAWDSEIASTHLLQYVLQEKLGYQVTALQVEAGPMWTGVASGDVDVTASAWLPLTHADYWNKYKDQVDDLGPNMTGVRTGLVVPDYVDISSIEDLNK, encoded by the coding sequence ATGTTACCCAAACTGCCCGTGGCTGATTGGATTGAGACCCTTGTGAGCTGGATGGGCTCGCATCTCGGAGGTCTATTTGATGCCATAGCAATAATTATAGAGCATGTTGTCGGATTCTTCTCAGGTCTGTTCCTGCTGCCGCATCCACTGCTTCTCATTACCATACTTGGTATTCTGGCTTTTGCAATTGGACGTCTTCCCTTAACTTTATTTACTGTGATCGGTTTTCTGCTGATCGAGAATCTGGGTTACTGGACACAGACAATGGACACCCTGGGCCTCGTAATCACCTCAGGTCTAATCTCCATTCTGCTGGGCATTCCCCTCGGCATCTGGAGTGCTTACAGCAGAACCACGCACCGCATAGTCTCGCCTATTCTTGATTTTATGCAGACCATGCCAGCGTTCGTCTATTTGCTGCCTGCTGTCACCTTCTTCAGTCTGGGTGTTGTACCGGGTGTTATTGCTTCGGTCATCTTCGCGATCCCGCCAACGATCCGAATGACCTATCTTGGCATCAAGCAGGTATCATCTGAGCTGACTGAAGCTGCCGAAGCCTTCGGCTCTACCGCTTGGCAGAAGCTCATTAAGGTGGATCTGCCGCTGGCTATGCCTACCATGATGGCGGGGATTAATCAGACGATTATGCTCTCGCTGTCCATGGTCGTCATTGCTTCCATGATCGGAGCACAGGGCATCGGAGCCGAGGTGTACCGCGCCGTTGCCCAGCTGAAGATCGGACAAGGCTTCGAAGCTGGACTTGCCGTTGTGGTTCTGGCCATTGTACTCGACAGGTTCTCTCAGAACCTGTTCAAGACAGGAAGGCGCAAGGCAGCTGTGCGCACTGAGCCCCGCCGGCGCCTGGTATTCGCTTCTGCTCTACTGGCCGTCGTTATTGTCGGCGGTATTGCCCAGTATCTGCTTCTTCCTTCAGGAGCTTCAGCTGGCGCTGAAGAGGGAGGCGCCGTTGCAAGCAAGTTCCATAACCAGATCATCGGGATCGATCCCGGGTCAGGCATTATGAAATCAACCGCCAAGGCAATCCAGGACTACAAGCTGGACAGTTGGGAGCTGGTTGAGGGATCAAGCACCGCGATGACAGCGATGCTGGACAAAGCCATCAGGAACAAAGAGCCAATTATCATTACTGGATGGACTCCGCACTGGATGTTCACCAAATACAATCTTAAGTACCTGGAGGATCCTAAGAAGACTTATGGTGAATCTGAGGAGATTCATACTTTAGCCCGTATAGGACTTAAGCAAAAACAGCCTGCTGCCTATGGATTTCTAGACCGGTTCAAGTGGACGGCGGAGGAAATGGGAGAGATGATGGCTGCCATTCAAGAGGGATTGAGTCCTGAGGAAGCCGCGAAGAATTGGGCACTGAAGCATCCCGATCGAATACAGGAATGGACGAAGGGACTTAACAGGGTGACTGGTCAAAAGCTTAAGCTAGGCTATGTGGCTTGGGATTCAGAAATCGCCAGCACGCATCTTCTTCAGTACGTTCTTCAAGAGAAGCTTGGCTATCAGGTTACCGCTCTTCAAGTAGAAGCCGGTCCTATGTGGACAGGGGTCGCTAGTGGAGATGTGGATGTCACAGCCTCAGCTTGGCTTCCGTTAACTCATGCGGATTATTGGAATAAATACAAAGATCAAGTAGATGATCTGGGGCCGAATATGACAGGTGTCCGTACAGGCCTTGTTGTGCCCGATTATGTGGATATTTCCTCAATTGAGGATTTGAATAAATAA
- a CDS encoding LysR family transcriptional regulator — MNIVKLKIVVLIEKYKKISDVARMLGLKQPTVTFHMKSLEEELGTAIFDTRRGRVILTEAGRALLYYAQRITSLTDEAVNVVADFDTLERGTLRIGAGLMPGNYYLPVVAGRFMRQFPGIQLDIKIRADNEIVQMLQQADIDLAVMHTIQPYTEENLECEVLEDDEVVLIYPAEHSFTALKKIEVNQIAQERFIQHAEGSFIRDFSERWAAANQVNLWNSAGMDSPEAVKLAVQSRSGISFYTKRGLMSCDTPDGVQTASLPGNTVPGPQITLVYRKDRPIAAAGREFASFLRKI, encoded by the coding sequence ATGAACATTGTAAAGCTGAAAATTGTCGTTTTAATAGAGAAATACAAGAAAATATCCGACGTAGCCAGGATGCTGGGGCTCAAACAGCCGACTGTCACCTTTCATATGAAGAGTCTGGAGGAGGAGCTGGGCACCGCGATCTTTGATACCCGCCGAGGCCGGGTCATCTTGACGGAGGCAGGCAGGGCGCTGCTGTATTATGCGCAGCGAATAACCTCTTTGACAGATGAAGCAGTCAATGTTGTAGCGGATTTCGATACGCTGGAGAGAGGAACGCTGCGTATAGGCGCGGGACTGATGCCAGGCAATTATTATCTTCCGGTGGTAGCCGGGCGGTTCATGCGCCAATTCCCCGGTATTCAACTGGATATCAAGATCAGAGCGGATAATGAGATCGTACAGATGCTGCAGCAGGCGGACATTGATTTGGCGGTCATGCATACGATTCAACCTTACACGGAAGAGAATCTGGAGTGCGAGGTGCTTGAGGATGATGAGGTTGTACTCATCTATCCGGCTGAACATTCCTTCACGGCCTTGAAGAAGATTGAAGTGAACCAGATTGCGCAGGAGCGCTTCATTCAGCATGCTGAAGGGTCATTTATCCGCGATTTCTCTGAGCGCTGGGCGGCGGCGAATCAAGTGAACCTGTGGAACTCCGCCGGGATGGATTCGCCGGAAGCGGTGAAGCTGGCCGTTCAGTCACGGAGCGGGATTTCCTTTTATACAAAAAGAGGGTTAATGTCCTGCGATACTCCTGATGGTGTACAGACGGCGTCACTGCCAGGCAACACGGTTCCGGGTCCGCAGATTACCCTGGTCTACCGCAAAGACAGGCCGATTGCGGCGGCAGGAAGGGAGTTCGCCTCTTTTCTCAGGAAGATCTAA